The following coding sequences lie in one Psychrobacter arenosus genomic window:
- a CDS encoding penicillin acylase family protein, protein MKIKGLNRPVTALTLLTVGVSVGLTGCFNDDNDGGLFEPPNQSTYSVDIQRTEFGIPHITAKDYKSLGYGVGYAFAEDNICSLAREVVVSSGQSKLYLGDAGDVDSDVFYTWYNSPAKREQFLKEQSPDVLDAVKGYAAGYSRYLRDKGVANIDPACAGAEWVREITLDDLITVYVKANLRGGLSNFVGPIVAAAPPSPSAAMSSRSIRTMAPEPVSDMSAIKIDPEFDMTTINVLNGGSNAYALGKEATGTDKGMLYGNPHEPWDGVQRFYEFHLTLPGELDVMGAGQQGQPFPNIGFNKDVAWSHTVSTAKRFTVYQLSLVEGNPMQYNYTTSDGVVEQRDIEKVDVTIKLPDNKTLTKPIYVSQYGPMLAVNKLNGLLPAWGGNNLAYTIRDAASENPRSLNQWLSMNKATSVQDLVDSMQNTLGLGFVNTIATDRYGKALYADISTVPHVTADKLNNCIAGQPILQALVSNDVPALDGSRADCEWGSDADSPQAGIFGPKNLPFLIRDDYVANSNDSYWLSNPKAPLTGYSPLLRRRLQPFVGANPVNGVPLLMRSRMGFQQILDRLDNSDGLGGTTFDLDKLQKVVYGNRSYVAELVLDDVLEDCKTNPEMPLSAGGTINATTACNVLSNWDKRNNLDSRGAHVFREFWRNVNFTETTADAFSVPFDEADPINTPRGLIINTNTRKALGDSIKFFQDKGVALDAQLGDLQYVLDPGMNDTRIPMHGGLGREGIFNVAQGPGPNAMGEYTPINNGPTYMQTVTFDNNGPVVEALLAYSQSADKTRSYHRDQTRRYSAKEWIRLPFSKAEIANKAVGDVVQLRE, encoded by the coding sequence ATGAAGATTAAAGGTTTAAATAGACCGGTGACCGCGCTGACGCTATTAACAGTAGGGGTGTCAGTAGGCCTGACAGGCTGTTTTAATGATGATAACGATGGGGGACTGTTTGAGCCTCCCAATCAAAGTACATATTCAGTAGATATTCAGCGTACTGAGTTTGGGATACCACACATTACCGCTAAGGATTATAAGAGCTTAGGGTATGGCGTAGGCTATGCTTTTGCCGAAGATAACATCTGCTCCCTAGCACGCGAAGTGGTGGTGTCCAGTGGTCAAAGTAAGCTCTACTTGGGGGATGCCGGTGATGTCGATAGCGATGTTTTCTACACTTGGTATAACTCGCCTGCCAAACGCGAACAATTTCTTAAGGAGCAATCCCCAGACGTTTTAGATGCGGTGAAAGGCTATGCGGCAGGCTATAGTCGCTATCTGCGCGATAAAGGCGTCGCCAATATCGATCCGGCTTGTGCTGGGGCTGAGTGGGTGCGTGAAATCACCCTCGATGATTTAATTACTGTCTATGTAAAAGCCAATCTACGCGGTGGTTTATCCAATTTCGTTGGCCCTATCGTAGCCGCTGCCCCGCCTAGTCCCAGTGCAGCAATGAGCAGTCGCAGTATTCGGACAATGGCTCCCGAGCCTGTTAGTGATATGAGTGCTATCAAAATTGATCCCGAGTTTGATATGACCACCATTAACGTCCTCAATGGCGGCAGTAACGCTTATGCCTTGGGTAAAGAGGCTACGGGGACAGATAAGGGCATGCTCTATGGCAACCCTCACGAGCCTTGGGATGGGGTACAGCGCTTTTATGAGTTTCATCTGACTTTACCAGGTGAGCTAGATGTCATGGGTGCCGGGCAACAGGGTCAGCCTTTCCCCAATATTGGCTTTAATAAAGATGTCGCTTGGAGTCATACGGTTTCTACCGCCAAACGCTTTACCGTATATCAGCTGAGCCTCGTCGAAGGCAATCCGATGCAGTATAACTATACGACTAGCGATGGGGTGGTAGAACAGCGCGATATTGAAAAGGTCGATGTCACTATCAAACTGCCCGACAATAAAACCCTTACAAAACCTATTTACGTCTCACAATACGGCCCGATGCTGGCTGTCAATAAGCTCAATGGCTTGCTGCCAGCTTGGGGCGGGAATAACTTAGCCTATACTATCCGTGATGCCGCTTCTGAAAACCCGCGCTCTTTGAACCAATGGTTGAGTATGAATAAAGCGACCAGTGTGCAAGATTTGGTCGACAGTATGCAAAACACTTTGGGCTTAGGGTTCGTGAATACGATAGCAACCGATCGCTATGGTAAAGCGCTTTATGCTGACATCTCGACGGTGCCGCACGTTACTGCAGATAAGTTAAACAACTGTATCGCAGGGCAGCCTATCCTACAGGCTCTGGTCAGTAATGATGTGCCGGCGCTAGATGGTAGCCGAGCCGATTGTGAATGGGGCAGTGATGCCGACTCGCCACAAGCGGGTATTTTTGGACCAAAAAACCTACCGTTCTTAATTCGCGATGACTATGTGGCAAACTCCAACGATAGCTATTGGCTCAGTAATCCTAAAGCGCCATTAACGGGCTATTCACCCTTATTACGCCGTCGCTTACAGCCTTTCGTTGGGGCCAATCCAGTGAATGGTGTGCCTTTACTAATGCGTTCACGTATGGGCTTTCAACAAATCCTCGATCGTTTGGATAATAGCGATGGCTTAGGGGGCACAACCTTTGACTTAGATAAATTACAAAAAGTGGTTTATGGTAATCGCAGTTATGTGGCGGAATTGGTCTTGGACGACGTTTTAGAAGATTGTAAGACTAATCCTGAAATGCCTTTAAGCGCTGGCGGGACTATCAATGCCACAACCGCTTGTAATGTGCTAAGCAATTGGGATAAACGCAATAATCTAGACAGCCGCGGTGCGCATGTATTTAGAGAGTTTTGGCGTAACGTCAACTTTACTGAGACCACTGCTGACGCCTTTAGCGTGCCCTTCGATGAAGCCGATCCTATTAATACACCGCGTGGGTTAATTATTAACACCAATACCCGTAAGGCGTTGGGTGACTCGATTAAATTCTTCCAAGACAAAGGTGTCGCGCTTGATGCGCAACTGGGCGATCTACAATACGTCCTAGATCCTGGTATGAATGACACGCGTATTCCGATGCATGGCGGTCTGGGTCGTGAAGGTATCTTTAACGTAGCGCAAGGCCCAGGACCTAACGCTATGGGCGAATATACCCCGATCAATAATGGTCCGACTTATATGCAGACGGTCACTTTTGATAATAATGGCCCTGTAGTAGAGGCATTGCTAGCGTACTCCCAGTCTGCGGATAAAACGCGCTCTTATCATCGTGATCAAACGCGTCGCTATTCGGCCAAAGAGTGGATTCGTCTGCCTTTTAGTAAGGCTGAGATTGCTAATAAAGCGGTAGGCGATGTGGTGCAACTCCGCGAATAG
- a CDS encoding SDR family oxidoreductase, translated as MKDLFDLTGKTALVTGASRGIGEAIARLLASRGAHVIVSSRKIDACQAVANNIVTDGGKASAFACHVGDMAQIEAIFAHIQSEFGRLDILVNNAAANPYYGHILDTDLAAFEKTVDVNIRGYFFMSTAAGKMMREQGGGVILNTASVNAIVPGDMQGIYSITKAAVISMTKAFAKECGPLNIRVNALLPGLTDTKFASALTSNDKVLNMALHSIPLGRVAQPEEMAGTVLYLVSDASSYTTGACVTVDGGMLA; from the coding sequence ATGAAAGATTTATTTGATTTAACCGGCAAGACCGCTTTAGTCACAGGCGCAAGCCGCGGTATTGGCGAAGCTATCGCCCGTTTATTGGCCTCAAGAGGGGCGCATGTGATTGTCTCTAGCCGTAAGATTGACGCTTGCCAAGCAGTAGCAAACAACATTGTGACAGATGGCGGTAAAGCCAGTGCTTTTGCTTGTCATGTGGGTGATATGGCACAAATCGAAGCTATTTTTGCCCATATTCAAAGTGAGTTTGGCCGTTTGGATATTCTAGTGAATAATGCGGCTGCCAACCCTTATTACGGGCATATTTTAGATACGGATTTGGCCGCTTTTGAGAAGACGGTTGATGTGAATATTCGCGGTTATTTCTTTATGTCGACCGCTGCTGGCAAGATGATGCGCGAGCAGGGCGGTGGGGTGATTTTAAATACGGCCTCGGTCAACGCTATCGTACCGGGTGATATGCAAGGCATTTATTCTATTACCAAAGCCGCAGTGATCAGCATGACCAAAGCCTTTGCGAAAGAGTGCGGACCGCTAAATATCCGAGTGAATGCGTTATTACCGGGTTTGACTGATACCAAATTTGCCTCAGCCCTAACCAGTAATGATAAAGTCTTAAATATGGCATTACATTCGATTCCTTTAGGACGAGTGGCGCAACCTGAGGAAATGGCGGGTACGGTACTTTATTTAGTATCCGATGCCTCAAGTTATACCACAGGCGCTTGCGTCACTGTAGATGGTGGTATGCTCGCTTAA
- a CDS encoding GlxA family transcriptional regulator has product MIEQHPFKVIVLGFDGVLGSALTGALDLFSFTGVSWQRFLGQAVTPKFNVQIASLGGADIRCSNRLIMQAHCAIETVSDCDLLLIPTIGDSIDKVLQQNQNLIPHLQRLAAAQTDIASNCSGAFLLAEAGLLDGKIATTHWGYANKFKADYPLVELQDNQFVTQSGNIFCAAGGSAFYELALLLIERYCGREISTQVAKTQIIDSKRGNQNSYTNVTLHKPHSDTLIKQVQSYIESHFREAIQVNELAAMVNITPRTLNRRFQSCVAMRPIKYIQAVRIEQAKRLLESGEVSIKSLADQVGYSDLSSFTRLFKRATELTPKEYQAKFSRRAV; this is encoded by the coding sequence ATGATAGAACAGCACCCTTTTAAAGTAATCGTACTGGGGTTTGATGGCGTGCTAGGCAGCGCTCTAACCGGCGCTTTAGACTTGTTTTCATTTACGGGAGTAAGTTGGCAGCGATTTTTAGGGCAAGCAGTAACGCCCAAATTCAATGTGCAAATTGCCAGCTTAGGCGGTGCAGATATTCGTTGTAGCAACCGTTTAATTATGCAGGCGCACTGTGCTATCGAAACAGTGAGTGACTGTGATTTATTATTGATTCCCACCATTGGTGATTCAATCGATAAAGTCTTGCAGCAAAACCAAAACTTAATACCCCATTTGCAACGTTTGGCAGCGGCACAAACCGATATTGCGAGCAACTGTAGCGGCGCATTTCTACTCGCTGAAGCCGGACTTCTCGATGGCAAGATAGCCACGACCCATTGGGGCTATGCCAATAAATTTAAGGCGGATTATCCCTTGGTAGAGTTGCAAGACAATCAGTTTGTCACTCAATCGGGTAATATTTTTTGCGCTGCGGGTGGTAGCGCCTTTTATGAGCTGGCGCTATTATTAATCGAACGTTATTGCGGCCGTGAAATTTCGACCCAAGTGGCAAAAACCCAAATCATCGATAGCAAACGGGGCAATCAAAACAGCTATACCAACGTCACCCTACATAAGCCGCATTCCGATACGCTCATAAAACAGGTGCAAAGTTATATTGAAAGTCACTTCCGAGAGGCTATCCAAGTTAATGAGTTAGCCGCTATGGTTAATATCACCCCGCGTACCCTAAACCGGCGCTTTCAATCTTGCGTAGCGATGCGCCCTATCAAATATATTCAGGCGGTTCGGATTGAGCAAGCCAAACGGCTATTAGAGTCTGGCGAAGTGTCTATTAAGTCTTTAGCAGATCAGGTCGGATATAGCGATTTGTCTTCGTTTACCCGTTTGTTTAAACGCGCGACTGAGCTGACACCAAAGGAGTATCAGGCAAAGTTTTCTCGTAGGGCGGTTTGA
- a CDS encoding SDR family NAD(P)-dependent oxidoreductase codes for MTPAADVTGKRILITGGASGIGAASALLLASRGAKVVIGDLAEELGQQVAQQGQEAGHLVMFKKVDVTSGDEVRELFAFAMQALGGLDVVINNAGVDHMPAPMHELRDEDFDRNIAVNLKGVWHCMRAAITCMAPNGGGHVINVASIAGLRSAPVLSAYSASKHGVIGLTKTAAIEYAKANIRFNAVCPSFIDTPMVQNTLAKLDERGQQSIVKASPLRRLGRVEEVSSAIAWLASGESSFMNGHAFTLDGGMMA; via the coding sequence ATGACACCTGCAGCAGATGTAACTGGAAAACGGATTTTAATTACGGGCGGGGCGTCGGGTATCGGTGCCGCCAGTGCTTTGTTATTGGCGAGTCGTGGCGCCAAGGTCGTGATTGGTGATTTGGCAGAGGAGCTTGGTCAACAAGTCGCGCAACAAGGTCAAGAGGCGGGTCACTTGGTAATGTTTAAAAAAGTCGATGTCACCAGTGGCGATGAAGTGCGAGAGCTGTTTGCTTTTGCCATGCAAGCGCTCGGCGGACTGGACGTGGTCATTAATAATGCTGGCGTCGATCATATGCCAGCCCCTATGCACGAACTGCGCGATGAAGACTTTGACCGTAATATTGCCGTTAATCTAAAAGGCGTTTGGCATTGTATGCGCGCTGCGATTACTTGTATGGCACCCAATGGCGGCGGTCATGTGATTAATGTGGCGTCAATTGCGGGCTTGCGTTCAGCGCCTGTGCTATCTGCCTATAGTGCGTCTAAACATGGGGTAATAGGGCTAACCAAAACGGCGGCTATTGAGTATGCAAAAGCTAATATTCGCTTTAATGCGGTTTGCCCCAGTTTTATCGATACGCCTATGGTGCAGAATACTTTGGCAAAACTCGATGAGCGTGGGCAGCAGTCTATTGTCAAAGCCAGTCCCTTGCGTCGTCTAGGTCGAGTGGAAGAGGTGTCTAGCGCCATAGCTTGGTTAGCTAGCGGTGAGAGCAGCTTTATGAATGGTCATGCCTTTACCTTAGATGGTGGGATGATGGCTTAG
- a CDS encoding DegT/DnrJ/EryC1/StrS family aminotransferase, which translates to MLNTPFNPWPSFTRQEAEAVSQVLLSNKVNYWTGRQGRQFEQEFARWSDSDYAIAVANGTVALDVALHALDFNIEDEVIVTPRTFLASVSSVVNAGATPIFADIDADSGNITAETIQAVLTENTRAIICVHLAGWPCEMQAIMALADEHDLYVIEDCAQAHGARYKGLSVGSIGHIGAWSFCQDKIMTTGGEGGMVTTSDERLWRKMWAFKDHGKSYSAVYEKTHPPGYRWLHESFGTNARLSEMQSAIGRIQLRRMLDWTTKRTTNAQTILAACEPWADKGYLRVPKIVVAEPFADAVHAYYKLYVYVQSENLPAGWSRDRIIQAITEQGVPCYSGSASEVYLEKAFEDTGLRPQQRLPVAKQLGETSLMFLVHPTLTPAEIAQTVAAINVVFEAVASSIKPPYEKTLPDTPLVSAQSRV; encoded by the coding sequence ATGTTAAATACTCCATTTAACCCTTGGCCTAGCTTTACTCGTCAGGAGGCCGAAGCCGTAAGTCAAGTGCTGTTGTCTAATAAGGTCAATTATTGGACAGGACGGCAAGGTCGTCAGTTTGAACAAGAATTCGCGCGTTGGTCGGATAGTGACTATGCGATTGCTGTGGCTAATGGTACGGTCGCTCTCGATGTGGCACTCCATGCGCTGGATTTCAATATTGAGGATGAAGTGATTGTGACGCCACGCACTTTTTTAGCCAGTGTATCTAGTGTGGTCAATGCAGGCGCGACCCCTATCTTTGCTGATATCGATGCTGATAGTGGCAATATAACCGCTGAGACTATCCAAGCGGTCTTAACCGAAAACACTCGCGCTATTATTTGCGTGCACTTAGCCGGCTGGCCCTGTGAGATGCAAGCCATTATGGCTTTAGCTGATGAGCATGATTTATACGTTATCGAAGACTGCGCACAAGCGCATGGCGCTCGCTATAAAGGCTTAAGCGTTGGTAGTATTGGCCATATTGGCGCTTGGAGTTTTTGCCAAGATAAGATAATGACCACTGGTGGTGAAGGCGGTATGGTGACCACGAGCGATGAGCGGCTATGGCGTAAGATGTGGGCCTTTAAGGACCACGGAAAAAGTTACTCCGCAGTCTATGAAAAGACGCATCCACCTGGCTACCGTTGGCTACATGAGAGCTTTGGCACCAATGCGCGGCTTAGCGAGATGCAGTCCGCTATCGGACGGATTCAACTTAGAAGAATGCTAGACTGGACGACCAAACGTACGACTAATGCGCAGACCATTTTAGCCGCTTGTGAGCCATGGGCGGATAAAGGCTATCTGCGCGTACCTAAGATAGTGGTGGCAGAGCCCTTTGCCGATGCAGTACATGCTTACTATAAACTGTATGTGTATGTACAATCGGAAAACTTGCCGGCAGGTTGGTCGCGAGATCGTATTATCCAAGCTATTACTGAGCAAGGGGTGCCTTGCTATTCAGGGTCGGCATCGGAAGTGTATTTGGAAAAGGCTTTTGAGGATACCGGCTTGCGACCGCAGCAAAGATTGCCGGTTGCTAAGCAATTGGGGGAAACCAGCCTGATGTTTTTAGTACATCCAACCCTGACACCTGCAGAGATTGCCCAGACAGTTGCGGCTATAAATGTGGTATTCGAAGCAGTAGCAAGTTCCATCAAACCGCCCTACGAGAAAACTTTGCCTGATACTCCTTTGGTGTCAGCTCAGTCGCGCGTTTAA
- a CDS encoding GNAT family N-acetyltransferase, giving the protein MTALSVSFKDIDSAWDDEVSNYNIDIYHLSGWLQSSALIDDGVPQGVVATYNNHKIFFPIIVRRIDHQYWDATSTYGYGGPVIDTVLNDDEINDLMQAVKNFLAEQGCVSWFIRLHPILNQAWAVDVGTTVEHGPTLVSDLTQTEKALWQETRNQHRRGIRKALKAEVVTKVETISADNIRVFAEIYRETMTSVAASDYYLFNDAYFYSLYENLPQRLLVITAYKDDVAIASSIQTTCRETKIMQFHLGGTLNDYRDLQPSKLITHVARTWGREAGYNYLHLGGGVGANQDSLYDYKKGFSSNELVFKTHRIITNPKKYQTLIKAAEHIDAESASDFFPLYRKPA; this is encoded by the coding sequence ATGACAGCTCTCAGTGTTAGCTTTAAAGATATCGATAGCGCGTGGGATGACGAGGTGAGTAATTACAATATTGATATCTATCACTTAAGTGGTTGGTTGCAGTCCTCAGCGCTTATCGATGATGGCGTTCCCCAAGGTGTCGTCGCTACTTATAATAACCATAAGATATTCTTTCCCATCATTGTTAGGCGTATTGACCATCAGTATTGGGATGCCACCTCCACCTATGGCTATGGGGGGCCGGTGATAGACACTGTATTAAATGATGATGAGATCAATGACCTCATGCAGGCGGTTAAAAATTTCTTAGCGGAACAAGGTTGTGTCTCTTGGTTTATTAGGCTACATCCTATCTTAAACCAAGCATGGGCAGTCGATGTCGGTACGACGGTAGAGCATGGTCCAACTTTAGTCTCTGACCTGACACAAACAGAAAAGGCGCTATGGCAGGAGACCCGTAACCAACATCGTAGAGGGATTAGAAAGGCATTAAAAGCTGAAGTGGTCACTAAGGTTGAGACGATATCTGCAGATAATATCCGTGTCTTTGCAGAGATTTATAGAGAGACCATGACGAGTGTTGCGGCTAGCGACTACTACCTCTTTAATGATGCTTACTTTTATAGCCTGTATGAAAACTTACCGCAGCGATTATTAGTCATCACTGCCTATAAAGATGACGTTGCCATTGCCTCATCTATACAGACGACTTGCCGCGAAACTAAGATTATGCAGTTCCACTTAGGCGGTACACTGAATGACTATAGGGATTTACAGCCTTCTAAATTAATCACTCATGTCGCCAGAACTTGGGGAAGAGAGGCGGGGTATAACTATTTACACTTGGGGGGCGGCGTAGGGGCGAATCAAGACTCACTATACGATTATAAAAAAGGCTTTAGCTCAAACGAGCTGGTGTTTAAAACGCATAGGATTATTACCAATCCTAAAAAATATCAGACTTTAATCAAGGCCGCTGAGCATATCGATGCTGAGTCAGCATCCGATTTTTTTCCGCTATATAGAAAGCCGGCTTAA
- a CDS encoding GNAT family N-acetyltransferase — protein sequence MPYNHQDCIDLIERELINDPTFLPLPRAAIPDYYAKIDQNTCFEKQYKNGEIAGFIAFYCSDTLSKEAFITMMLIDKKYRRLRIATQLLYQVMITLKDKGFEQCSLAVRLHNAKAIALYKGYGFVVTHSDADSLFMTLQL from the coding sequence TTGCCATATAACCATCAAGACTGCATCGACCTTATTGAAAGAGAGCTCATCAATGATCCCACATTTTTGCCATTACCAAGGGCTGCTATCCCTGACTATTACGCAAAGATTGATCAAAATACGTGTTTTGAAAAGCAGTATAAGAATGGAGAGATTGCTGGGTTCATCGCATTCTATTGCAGTGACACTCTTAGCAAGGAAGCTTTTATCACCATGATGTTGATAGATAAAAAATACAGGAGGCTGCGCATTGCGACCCAATTGCTGTATCAAGTCATGATTACTCTCAAAGACAAAGGATTTGAGCAATGCAGTTTAGCGGTACGCCTGCACAATGCAAAGGCCATCGCACTCTATAAAGGCTATGGTTTTGTAGTGACTCATAGCGATGCAGACAGCTTGTTTATGACGTTGCAACTTTAG
- a CDS encoding acyl-CoA dehydrogenase — protein sequence MAADTLINDFELPFQLYEVLDTESLCQHSKFAEHNRATFDATLETANKIATDLFLPHNHMADKNEPQFDGKKVSMIDEVKVAFDAFRDSGFIAARYSFDEGGMQLPETVTTALAGYFMAANPSTTAYPFLTSAAINVLAHFASDEIKQAFMPRMLTGEFTGTMALTEPHAGSSLADITTTATEQPDGSYRIKGSKIYISGGDHELSDNIIHLVLAKIPGGPGGVKGISLFVVPKYRLTADGAVGERNDVHLTGLLHKLGYRGTTSTALSFGDNNECYGYLIGEPHFGLRYMFKMMNEARIAVGFGAAMIGYRGYQYSLAYAKDRTQGRIAPNNKPEHPATAIIQHGDVKRMLLAQKAYSEGGISLCLYGSNLIDRINTTDDATLKAELTELLDLLTPVLKAWPSEYGPKANDLGIQVLGGAGYTREYFAEQFRRDNRLNPIHEGTNGVQALDLSFRKLWQNQGLGIQILQREIMHDLKAINTAESAQLAAKLIPYIGQLQKVLLHLSQILATEKAITLTGNAQALMNIFAAIVMSWIWIRQASKAEQQLTTTQDSGKQNFYQGKIQAAKYFIDWELPTISRDIELLINDNSVCTDMQAEWF from the coding sequence ATGGCTGCCGATACCCTGATTAATGACTTTGAACTGCCTTTCCAATTGTATGAAGTACTCGATACCGAATCCTTATGTCAGCATTCTAAGTTTGCCGAGCATAACCGCGCGACTTTCGATGCCACTTTAGAGACCGCTAATAAGATAGCCACGGATTTATTCTTACCGCACAATCATATGGCTGATAAAAACGAGCCGCAATTTGACGGCAAAAAAGTCAGTATGATTGACGAGGTAAAAGTTGCCTTTGATGCCTTTAGAGACTCAGGTTTTATTGCCGCGCGCTATTCCTTTGACGAAGGGGGTATGCAGCTACCCGAAACTGTTACTACCGCCTTAGCCGGTTATTTTATGGCGGCAAACCCTTCTACGACTGCTTATCCTTTTTTGACTTCCGCTGCGATTAACGTGTTGGCGCACTTTGCCAGTGACGAGATCAAGCAAGCCTTTATGCCGCGGATGCTGACCGGAGAATTTACCGGCACTATGGCATTAACCGAGCCGCATGCTGGGTCCTCATTAGCCGATATCACCACTACCGCCACTGAGCAACCGGACGGGTCTTATCGAATTAAGGGCAGTAAGATTTATATTTCTGGTGGTGATCATGAGCTGTCGGACAATATTATCCATTTAGTCTTGGCTAAAATCCCAGGCGGACCCGGTGGCGTTAAAGGGATTTCCTTATTCGTCGTGCCAAAGTATCGTTTAACAGCCGACGGCGCGGTAGGTGAGCGCAATGATGTACATTTGACGGGATTGCTGCATAAGCTCGGTTATAGAGGCACTACCTCGACCGCTTTAAGTTTTGGTGACAATAATGAGTGTTACGGCTATTTAATTGGCGAGCCTCACTTTGGCCTGCGCTATATGTTCAAAATGATGAATGAAGCGCGTATTGCGGTCGGTTTTGGTGCAGCTATGATTGGTTATCGTGGCTATCAGTACTCGTTAGCTTATGCTAAAGACCGCACCCAAGGACGTATTGCACCAAACAATAAACCCGAACATCCAGCGACCGCTATCATTCAACATGGCGATGTAAAGCGGATGCTACTGGCACAAAAAGCTTATAGCGAAGGCGGTATTTCCCTATGTCTTTACGGCTCTAATCTGATTGACCGTATCAATACTACCGATGACGCCACCTTAAAAGCTGAGTTAACCGAATTGCTGGATTTATTAACCCCAGTGCTGAAAGCGTGGCCGTCAGAATATGGTCCAAAAGCTAATGACTTGGGTATTCAAGTACTCGGCGGCGCAGGCTATACCCGTGAGTATTTCGCTGAGCAATTTCGGCGCGATAATCGTCTTAATCCTATTCACGAAGGCACAAATGGGGTGCAAGCGCTGGATTTATCCTTCCGTAAGTTGTGGCAAAACCAAGGCTTAGGTATTCAGATTTTACAGCGGGAAATTATGCACGACTTAAAGGCTATTAACACGGCAGAGAGTGCGCAATTAGCCGCTAAATTAATCCCTTATATTGGTCAGTTACAGAAGGTATTATTGCACCTAAGCCAAATACTCGCGACCGAGAAAGCTATAACGTTAACCGGTAATGCTCAAGCGCTGATGAATATTTTCGCTGCTATCGTAATGAGTTGGATTTGGATTCGGCAGGCGAGTAAAGCCGAACAGCAGTTAACGACGACGCAAGACAGCGGTAAACAAAATTTCTATCAAGGAAAAATTCAAGCGGCTAAATACTTTATCGATTGGGAACTGCCCACGATTAGCCGTGATATCGAGCTATTAATTAACGACAATTCCGTTTGCACGGATATGCAAGCCGAGTGGTTCTAA
- a CDS encoding NADP-dependent oxidoreductase: protein MTNAQQAATQQTEQQAINKQWRLKQRPIGEPNADTWEYTETVVPEIADGQVLIKNEYISIDPAMRGWLNDAKSYIKPVQIGDVMRAGTVGQVIASKLDGFAAGDYVCGNEGVQSYAVSEGQGLYKIDADLAPLPHYLGALGMSGMTGYFGLLNTGMPKAGETVVVSGAAGAVGSLVGQIAKIKGCRVVGIAGGGEKCQFLVDELGFDAAVDYKNGNVKKDLREACPEGVDVFFDNVGGDILDDVLTQINRKARIVICGAISQYNNTTPVKGPANYLSLLVNRARMEGIVVFDNVKEYPIAMQDIAGWIQSGELKVKNHVVTGIETFPETLMMLFNGENFGKLVLKVEA, encoded by the coding sequence ATGACTAACGCACAGCAAGCAGCAACTCAACAAACTGAGCAACAAGCGATAAACAAACAATGGCGGTTAAAACAGCGACCTATAGGTGAGCCTAACGCAGACACTTGGGAATATACAGAGACGGTAGTACCTGAAATTGCCGACGGCCAGGTGTTGATTAAAAACGAGTATATCTCTATCGATCCGGCAATGCGCGGCTGGCTCAATGATGCTAAATCTTATATCAAACCCGTGCAAATCGGTGACGTTATGCGTGCTGGCACAGTAGGTCAGGTCATTGCCAGTAAACTTGATGGCTTCGCTGCCGGTGATTATGTCTGTGGTAACGAAGGCGTACAATCTTATGCGGTTAGCGAGGGTCAAGGCCTGTATAAAATCGATGCTGATTTAGCCCCTTTACCGCATTATTTAGGCGCACTAGGTATGTCAGGGATGACCGGCTATTTCGGTCTATTGAATACAGGTATGCCCAAAGCTGGCGAGACCGTTGTAGTCTCTGGAGCAGCCGGCGCCGTCGGTAGTTTAGTCGGGCAAATCGCTAAGATTAAAGGCTGTCGCGTCGTAGGTATCGCTGGTGGTGGCGAGAAGTGTCAGTTTCTAGTAGATGAGCTTGGGTTTGATGCTGCGGTCGACTATAAAAATGGCAATGTAAAAAAGGACCTACGTGAAGCCTGTCCAGAAGGGGTGGATGTGTTCTTCGATAATGTTGGTGGCGATATCTTAGACGATGTGCTGACCCAGATTAATAGAAAAGCTCGCATCGTGATTTGCGGTGCTATCAGCCAATATAACAACACGACCCCGGTGAAAGGGCCGGCAAACTATCTGTCATTATTGGTCAATCGCGCGCGCATGGAAGGTATCGTCGTCTTTGATAATGTAAAAGAATATCCTATCGCTATGCAAGACATTGCTGGCTGGATTCAGTCGGGTGAGCTAAAAGTAAAAAATCATGTGGTCACGGGTATCGAAACTTTCCCTGAGACTTTAATGATGCTCTTTAATGGTGAAAATTTTGGCAAATTGGTCCTTAAGGTAGAGGCGTAA